The genomic window AGTCACTGCTCTGGTTTCAGAATCCGCCCGTCACGGCATGTGCACAAGCTCTCGTGCACGGGTAGTCAAGTTCGCCGGAACCCCTTGTGGGGTTGGGGATTTTCAATCAGGTGTGTTGCCCGGCGACCGGTCGTTCGGCGTGCTCGAAGAGCGCCTCGCCGGTGTGCTGTACGGCGGCGGCCGGCAGCGCGAAGAGGGCGAACGCCGCGATGGCGGCCGCGATCACCAGCGGCCGGTGGCGTGGCGGGGGAGCGAGCAGTGCGCGGACCCTGGTCTCCAGGTCGCCGCCGGTCGCCCCGACGACCGCCTCGGGATGTACGAAGCGGGTCTGCAGCTGCGCAACTCGTACGAGCGTCGTCGCGACCAGGCGGCGGTCGCCGACGGCCCGCGCCGCGTCCTCGTCGGCCCAGCGTTCGACGGCGGTCGCGGCCGCTCGGGCGGCGGGTCGCAGTACCGGATTGACGGCCGCGGTCAGACCTGCGGCGAGGTTCCACCAGGCATGGTGGTGCTGGAGATGGGACTTCTCGTGGGCCAGTAGTACGGCGCGTTGGCGCGGGTCGAGTGCGCGGAGCAGACCGCTCGTGACGATCACCCGGCCCGCGGGTTGCGGCGTACTGAAGGCGTCCGGGCGCTCGTCGTCGAGTACGACGAGATCGCCGACCGCAGTGAGTCCGCGGCAGGCGCGGTGTACCTCGACGAGTGCACGCATCTGGCGCAGGCCGGTGACAAGCACCGAGAGCAGGGCGAGCAGTACGAGGCAACCGGCGATCGCGGCCGGCCAGGCGGGCACCGGGCTGTCGCTGTGCAGTGCGGCCGGGGACCACGCGCCCTGGGCCGCGACGAACGGGAACTGCCCGATCCAGGTGAAGGCGAGCACGGCGAGGATGAACACACCGCTGGCCGCGGACAGCACGTTGCCGGCGATGACCAGCTTGGTCGCGACCGACGGCGCCATCCAGCGGGCGGCGGCCGGCGCGATCAGCGCGTAGCCGACGATCGCGATCAGCCCGAGGATCGCGGCGGTCGTCATTCGTCGTCCTGGAGGAGGTCGACGAGGAGTTGGGATTCCTCGGCGGACAGGCCGCGGGCGAAGCGGGTGAGGACGGCGGCGCGGTCGCCGCGGGCGTCCAGCAGGCGGTGCAGCTGGTGTGCGGCGACCTCGGCCGAGTCGACGACCGCGGTGTACGCGTACGAGCGGCCGACCCGCTGCCGGGTCGCCAGGCCCTTCGCGGCCATCCGGCCGAGCACCGTCATCACGGTCGTGTACGCGAGTTCGCCGCCGAGCGCGTCCCGGACGTCGGACGTGGTCATCGCGCCCCCGTCGGCGGCGAGCGCGGCGAACACCTGCTGCTCGA from Kribbella jejuensis includes these protein-coding regions:
- a CDS encoding M56 family metallopeptidase, with protein sequence MTTAAILGLIAIVGYALIAPAAARWMAPSVATKLVIAGNVLSAASGVFILAVLAFTWIGQFPFVAAQGAWSPAALHSDSPVPAWPAAIAGCLVLLALLSVLVTGLRQMRALVEVHRACRGLTAVGDLVVLDDERPDAFSTPQPAGRVIVTSGLLRALDPRQRAVLLAHEKSHLQHHHAWWNLAAGLTAAVNPVLRPAARAAATAVERWADEDAARAVGDRRLVATTLVRVAQLQTRFVHPEAVVGATGGDLETRVRALLAPPPRHRPLVIAAAIAAFALFALPAAAVQHTGEALFEHAERPVAGQHT
- a CDS encoding BlaI/MecI/CopY family transcriptional regulator — encoded protein: MSRGRGDLEQQVFAALAADGGAMTTSDVRDALGGELAYTTVMTVLGRMAAKGLATRQRVGRSYAYTAVVDSAEVAAHQLHRLLDARGDRAAVLTRFARGLSAEESQLLVDLLQDDE